A genomic stretch from Juglans microcarpa x Juglans regia isolate MS1-56 chromosome 3S, Jm3101_v1.0, whole genome shotgun sequence includes:
- the LOC121258536 gene encoding gamma-glutamylcyclotransferase 2-3 codes for MVMWVFGYGSLIWKAGFNYDQRLVGFIKGYRRVFYQGSTDHRGTPEYPGRTVTLEPAEGEVCCGVAYKVSTKEDEETALTHLEVREKQYDKKAYLDFFTEPTATSPAVSGIMVYIASPDQKLNRNYLGPASIEDIAKQIIHAEGPSGPNRDYLFQLEKALLEMGCKDKHVMDLANEVRRMVSLGELTAS; via the exons ATGGTGATGTGGGTATTTGGGTATGGTTCTCTCATTTGGAAAGCCGGCTTTAACTACGATCAGCGCCTCGTTGGGTTCATCAAAGGCTATCGTCGTGTCTTCTATCaag GTAGTACGGACCACAGAGGAACACCAGAGTATCCAGGAAGGACAGTGACATTGGAGCCAGCAGAAGGAGAAGTCTGT TGTGGAGTTGCCTACAAGGTCTCTAcaaaggaagatgaagaaactGCACTAACG CATTTAGAAGTGAGGGAGAAGCAGTATGACAAGAAGGCTTATCTTGATTTCTTCACT GAACCTACAGCTACAAGTCCAGCTGTTTCTGGAATAATGGT GTACATTGCATCTCCAGACCAGAAGCTCAACAGGAATTACTTGGGACCTGCTTCTATTGAGGATATTGCCAA aCAAATAATCCACGCTGAAGGCCCATCAGGTCCCAACAGAGACTACCTTTTCCAACTTGAAAAGGCTCTTCTTGAAATGG GTTGTAAAGACAAACATGTAATGGATCTTGCAAATGAAGTCAGGCGCATGGTTTCCCTGGGGGAGCTGACTGCTTCATGA
- the LOC121258535 gene encoding WAT1-related protein At4g08300-like, producing MEDKRAAGVMSCLELRKAKPYLAMVFLQFGYAGMYIVSMVSLKRGMSHYVLATYRHVVATILIAPFAVVFERKIRPKMTLPIFLRIVALGFLEPVLDQNFYYLGMKTTSATFASATINMLPALTFIMAIMFRLETVNFKKLHSVAKVVGTVITVMGAMVMTLYKGPIIDFMKGRAHESHHKTSTQSSGDDQHLVTGTLMLLASCSCWAGFFIWQSFTLKKYPAELSLTAWICLMGMVEGAIVTLVMERNLTVWAIGWDSRLIAAVYSGVVCSGIAYYVQGVVSRERGPVFVTTFSPLCMIITAVLGLIVLAEQIHLGSVIGAIVIVLGLYTVVWGKSKDILPNSKGIVADEKGTSQELPITVDVTSANRSSSIASIDHINKDVVAGVSKIPAALTVPPSLGTFFNLRD from the exons ATGGAAGACAAAAGGGCTGCGGGTGTCATGTCTTGCCTAGAACTAAGAAAGGCGAAACCTTACTTGGCCATGGTCTTCTTGCAGTTTGGATATGCAGGAATGTACATCGTCTCCATGGTCTCTTTGAAGCGAGGCATGAGTCACTACGTCCTTGCAACTTACCGTCACGTAGTTGCCACGATATTGATTGCTCCCTTTGCAGTTGTTTTTGaaag gaaaatacGACCAAAAATGACTCTGCCGATCTTCCTAAGAATTGTGGCGCTCGGTTTCTTGGA GCCGGTGCTCGATCAGAACTTCTATTATCTGGGAATGAAGACCACCTCAGCAACATTTGCATCTGCCACTATAAATATGCTCCCCGCCTTAACCTTCATAATGGCGATCATGTTCAG GTTAGAGACAGTGAATTTCAAGAAGTTACATAGTGTAGCCAAGGTGGTGGGCACAGTAATCACGGTCATGGGAGCCATGGTCATGACTTTGTACAAAGGCCCCATCATCGATTTCATGAAGGGGAGAGCACATGAAAGCCACCACAAAACTAGCACCCAGTCCTCCGGGGATGATCAGCATTTGGTCACTGGCACCTTAATGCTCCTAGCCAGTTGCAGTTGCTGGGCCGGTTTCTTCATATGGCAA TCGTTTACGTTGAAGAAGTACCCGGCTGAGCTGTCTCTCACAGCATGGATATGCTTAATGGGCATGGTGGAAGGTGCAATCGTGACGCTTGTGATGGAACGTAACCTCACTGTCTGGGCTATTGGCTGGGATTCAAGGCTCATTGCCGCTGTTTACTCT GGGGTAGTTTGCTCTGGAATCGCATATTATGTACAAGGAGTTGTAAGCAGAGAACGAGGCCCTGTGTTCGTCACGACTTTCAGTCCACTGTGCATGATCATCACTGCCGTTCTAGGCCTCATCGTTTTAGCTGAGCAAATCCACCTTGGAAG TGTAATTGGAGCCATTGTCATAGTACTGGGGCTTTACACAGTGGTGTGGGGTAAAAGCAAAGATATTCTTCCAAACTCAAAAGGTATCGTAGCCGATGAGAAAGGAACCTCCCAGGAGTTGCCAATCACAGTCGACGTGACCAGTGCTAATAGATCATCATCAATCGCCAGTATTGATCACATCAACAAAGATGTAGTTGCCGGGGTGTCAAAGATTCCAGCAGCATTAACAGTCCCCCCATCACTAGGGACGTTCTTTAATTTGAGAGATtga